Genomic segment of Populus trichocarpa isolate Nisqually-1 chromosome 12, P.trichocarpa_v4.1, whole genome shotgun sequence:
TCATGGTCCCCAATTGGAATGGCTCCAAATTATGGGTATGAATTTAAGGGTTTTGGTCATATGATGAGGTGTTACGATAACGTTCACAGACTTTGCTCCTCTTGAACTAAGTTCATTTAAAGGTTGAGCAGATCAATTTATGGTGTTCCATTTGTAATGTAATTCTATGCAGGTGCTTGCTTGCTGTCTGCACTGTAGAAGGGCGTGTTAAGATTTACCGTCCACCTTTTTGTGATTTTAGTGCTGAGTGGGTAGAGGTAATGAAGCACTTATTCATGCAATTTTCTAAATTGTAGTGAGGATTGAAAAgtcaatgaaatttttttccttttataaccATCATTTACTGAATGACTATCTAATAGATATGATGTTTGCATGTAATAGTGGAATATAATTTTTGGTTTGGGATGTTCATCATGTTTATATGCATTGATCACAGTTATCACTCTCGCACTTTCCTGTAGGTTGTGGATATATCAGATAGGCTATATGATTATCTTGCCAAAATCAATTTTGGGGAGTTGGATAATACCCCCTCTGAATTCTCCCATGTAAGTTCTCAGTTATTAAATCACCTGGTTTGAATTGTCCGGTTACCATTTGATTATATTCCCAGTTGCTGCATCATCCAAGGattgtttttgttatcattattgttaatatctttaatattttgagTCTTCCCCCAGGGGCAACCAATAATCCAAGGATGTGCTGATGAGCGACCAAAATCCTGTGCTAATGACTTGCCAAACTCTGGCACATTAAAGCAATACAAGCGAAGGAAAGTGAATGTTCCCACTTACAAGTAAATAGTTCTTTCCCCTTTTCTTACTCCCCTCATTTTTGGTTAGAAGATTCTTTTACTGCCTTAACTCTTTACCCTCTCTCAAAGTACACGACCAAAACTGCATATATGTCTTTTTTGCACTCTGTCAAGTTCACAACAAGAGAAAACTGAATAGGAAAATTTCATAGCTTCCTAATATTGCACTCTTTGTTTATGAAGAGAAAAGTAAGGAATGGTTGAAAATGCTTTTAACTAACATCTTTCATGTGGACCATCAAATTTCTCTCTAAAATGGGTTCAGGGATGAAAGTTGGTGCCAGGAAGAAAGGGCACcaaatttttctatttcttaaatctttctttctgtttCATCTCCACTTTCTCTATGGAACTGAGCTGACAAGAATAgaactttcctttcttttggtATTACCCCAACTGGTTTTGTATTTGGCAAATGAGAACTTAGATCGAAGAATCCTTTGAGTTTGCTGTTTCCTTggatatttctttaattttaacttcAACTCATAAGGTCTTTTTTCAATGACTGTACAGCATTAAGGACTCGGAAACTTTTCAGGACCAGTTATCAGATCCTATAAATAGGGGGAGAACCACTGCTGGATCTgaccatgaaaataaaatagacagGAGGAGGACAACTAAGGTAAGCTGTtctcagaaaaaaaagaaataaagaaaggaaaggaaaaggggaaaagaaagaaagaatcaatCCCTTATCTTATCCTTCTCTCCTCCCTTTCTCTAGCGATGGGAACTTAAATATGTAACTATATAGTTTGCATTTTCTTGTCCAATCTGACATGGGAAATGCCTCTTGAAACCTTGTTTCTGCCTGTTATTTAATATTCAGGTCCTTGGGAACTGCACACTCCCACTCATTACTGCAGAGAAATATGCTTCTCGCTGTGCCATGTTATCGTCTCTTGTTATTGCCTGGTCACCAGTACTGTGGTTGCCATCAAAAATCTGTTCAGCTCCAGAAAATGATTCATCCAATGGATTCTCTATACTTGCAGTTGGAGGGAAGTCTGGTAAAATCTCTGTCTGGAGAATTAATGTGCCACAATACTACTCTATTGAGCATAGTAGGGTCCCTACTACTGTAACATTTGTTGGACTTCTTCAAGCCCATAATTCATGGGTCACAACAATCAGTTTGGCATTACTGGGTTCCAAGTCTAATCCTCAGGTCTTATTGGCTAGTGGGAGTTCTGATGGGAGGTGAGTTAGGTATGCAAGAACATCTAAtcagtttttcaatttctttatagtaccatgataattatatttttgaatacaCATAAGCTATGGCCCTCATGTTCTGACATCGATATGCTGGAAATGGTTTTAAACAGAGTACCTTTGTCCTCACTGCAAGTTTGTAGGTCACATGTCTCTTAGAATCTATAGAATCACTTAGTTCAATGGTGTCACCTAATCGATTTGTCTTCGAATCCCTTTAAGAGAAAGTAAAATATCTCTGAAAGTATAGTAACTTCAACTTTaggatgaagaaaagaaatttatacAATGCCAATTGTAACTGGTGCCTAGTTGAATGGACACATGCTGATGGTGTAAGGCCATTCTTCTGAGCATCTGAATAGCCAAACCCCACTTTACATTACCTTTTTACTAAGGATGACAGAACCTTTAAcccctctgtttttctttcttttcagtgTGAGGATCTGGATTGGGAAGGGTGAGGAGTTGCTGGAGACATCAGGGGCCAATAATGCTCCCTTTTCTCTGCTGAAGGAGGTTGGTGTTGTCATCTCCTTCAACAGTTCTGTTTGCATATTTACTCATAGCAGTGAATTCTGACATTTAAATTTCCAAGCAGGTTGTATCTGTCAATTGTGTCCCAATTTCAGTACTATCACTGGCGGTACCTGTTCAAACCATGCACAAAATGCTTTTAGCAGTTGGCAAAGGATCTGGTTCATTTGAAGTATGGACAGCTGACATATCCAGCTCCAAATTTGATAAAGTTTGTTTATATGATGCTCATGACTGTGTTGTAAGTATCTTAATATATAGTTGATCAGTCTTCTGCTGCTTTTTGATGATCcttcatatatttaataattcatcaGGTCACAGGTTTAGCTTGGGCTTTTGATGGATGTTGTTTGTACAGCTGTGGCCAGGTACTAAGATTTATTCTGTGCAATGTCATGGAACTTTTTGACTTTTAAGTTATACGATTAAATGTAATTCCATCAGTTACATAACATTGAACGTTTAATGATGCAAGGAAAATTATGTCCGTGCTTGGGTTTTGCATGGAAGTGCTCTTTGTGAAGTATCGATTCCTTCAAATACTCCTGGTTTGAGGAGCTCAAATGATGTATGATGTTAACCTTTTTtcctgttatttatttatttatttattatagcaTATATACTCTagctctaaaatttaaaattatttgcagcttccaaatgtttttgtttcatgCCTTGGTGTGGCAGCATCCCCTGGAAATATTGCGCTTGCAATGGTATGTTACTTCACCTAAATTTATCACCCTCATCTACATGTTTTTAGTTGTGTACGGCATCTCTATTAAAGTGCTTTATGCCCCCCTCGGAATTATCTGATTGTATTCTTAGATTTCTTACTCATTATACCCAACTGTATCAAATTATGGTTGTGACACATTTTACTTTGAGCTTCATGACATGGCTCCTTAGAAAGCTGAGTTTGAAAAATGTCACTGTCAATTTTTCCTGAACGTGGAAAGATCAAGAAGGTTCTTTCTGCACTTGATGCTTAGCTTTTACCTATCTCTTGAAAGTTTTAGTCCCCAAAATAGAATGAAGGTAGATTGTCAACTGTTAACTAGATCATGTACTGGCCATCACAATTCAGAACTATAAACGTATTAAAATATTGAACATTTATATTGCCTTTGGATGCGTATGGTTTGAGCCTACATGTTCTCAACTTTCCTGTCATGTTCAAAAATAACAGAACTCTCCTGTCTTCTCTTCACAGAAGAAATGTATTTGTTTATTACCGTGATGCTGATGATAGGATATTATATGTATGCATGCTGTAGATTAATTACTGAAACAACTGTGCTTGATATTTGCAGGTTCGTAATGTAGATGGTGATTCGTTGGATCCCATGTATGAGGGAAGGTAAGCCGAATCATTCTGCCAAAATGCTTTATCACATCCAACAATCATAAGTTCTTGCATCTTATCAGCTCTTGTGAGTGTGGATGGTGAGATATTAAGAAAAGGTCAAAAGAATCTAGTGCAActgaatttaattgaaaaggCCTTTTGACCAACTGCTAGCAGCAAAAGAATACCGAAGAGAAATAAGTCAACAAGGATAAACCAACATTTAAACATATTGTGTTGGTGCTTGTTTGCCTTTGTTCCACATAAATAATGACTCTTCTGTGGAATGTGCAGGCTTCAGAAGGCTGTCGTTGAGTTCCTCTGGATAGGTGGACAACAGAAGGATATACTGTCTCCTTCTTCCTCTGATTTCACTAGCGAAGCCTTTCTTGGTTTTTCTGCAAATGAATTGAATTATTGGGAATCTGATATTCTATGGTATTTAACGAAATATGAAAATCTGGATAACCCTCTAGTTGTTTGGGATATAGTGGCAGCATTGTTGGCTTTCAAGCAGTCTGCACCAAAGTACATGGACCGTATACTGGTTAAGTGGCTTTCTGTGACATTTCTGGGTTCATACACAGGCCTTTCCATTGGCGACGTTCTGACATGCATCCCGGAGAATTTCTCAAAGATAACATCTCGACAATTGCACCTCCTTAATATCATCTGTAGACGTGTAATGCTATCTGATGTGAAGGCTGAAGAAATTAATTGTAAAGTGAACTTAGGAGGTTCAGCAGCTGCCAAAGCGGAGCATCTCACTTTGTGGATAGAGCTTCTTTTTAGCAGTGAAAAAGAACTTCGTGAAAGGCTTGTGGGTTTCAGTTTGGCTACTTTTATAAATCGTTTGTCTGATTCAACCACAACGTTTTCCCGACCTGGATTTTGGTATCCTGTTGGAGTAGAACAAATGGAGCTGTGGATTGCACTTAATCATGATCGTGTTAGGGATCAACTAAAAGTCCTCGCATCAGAAGTCAGAAAGCGTGAAAGAAGGTACTCGTTACCATTTTGTTCTCAATGATGAAAGATatgttaattatgatattataattatttcacCAGTTCTTCCATGGGCCAGAGATGGGGCGACTTAGAGGACCGTGCGCTTTCTTGAAAAAGGAGGAAATAATAGACAACGGCATCATTTCTTGAACACGAGGAATAAGAAAAGGGAACCTGTGTTGcataatgcatttttttataactatcaTAAATGCAAAGAGCTCCATcacctcaaataaaaataaaaagctgaAATGACATCATTTCCTTTGTTGTATCTTCTCTGTAAATTACCCCATTTCGTGGAAGCATAAAAAGTGGGATCTGAGCCCAAATAAATAAGTTGTCACTTTTAATTGAGTGGGGTTAGTTAGCTACGAGAGTTTATTCTCATGGGAggaaatatttgtaatttttttaacactttcaatctGCTAACAGTAAGTTTACAAATATACGAGGAAAACTGGTagcaaatcaaaaaaaattgttatatagATCAAAATGCACTTTGTTTCAGATACCAAgatcaataaaaaagatgaattgcTATGTGAAACATGCAGTGGATGATTTACTCTGCGAGCTTCAAATGTCTTTAGAATCAGGTCAAACTAAAAGGCTAGTCTTGGAACATAATACAATTATGGTCTATTCCAATTTCCAAGCGCTTGCTTGCAGAGAATGGCCTAGCTGAAATGCTGTTCTTTGCTATGAAGATTTAAGTTTGTCTGCAAAATGGGCGCTTCTGTTTATTATATTTGAGCCGTGCTTATTCTCTTACTATGTAATTTTATGTTCAACACAGGCTTCAGTCAAGTGAATATGGAGTTGAAGAGCAATGCATCTATTGTTCAGAGTCAGTTACTTTTGATTCTCCAGAAGTTGCACATTGCCACTGCTCTAACAGTACTGACGAAACTGTTCAGATCTACCAAATGGCAAGATGTGCTGTTTCCATGCAGGTTTGCCCAGCTATCCCTCTATGGTTTTGCAAGTGTTGTTGTAGACGAGCTTCCAAATTGCCACCGGAGACTCTCTTTACATTGCCTGGTTATCCTTTAGATTTCAAATCCTTGACAGAATCTTCTGTTAAAGAAATCCCCACTAAACCCTTGTGTCCCTTTTGTGGGATACCTCTCCAAAGATTACAGCCAGATTTTCTACTCTCACCTTCACCAGTATAAGCTTCCATTCATCATATATTTATGACATCATACATGATGAGTAGTTTGTTTTACAAGCTAGAAAAGCAAGAAGCTAACGGAACTCTGAGCATTTAGGTTTACCAGGACTAGGAAGAAATCTGAAGTGAAGAGTTTGTTGTGCAATATAGAATGATAggaatttaacatgaaaaactaGAAAGAAATTTTGAGGCTAACAATTTGGTGCTGTAATATCATGGTCATTGTGTATGTTTTGGAAATACTCGAGTATATACAGTAATGTATTATTGGCAGGATATGTCAAAAAGCAATAATGTAtagcttaatttgtttttttccctattcTACtgttagaatttttgtttttgccctAATTGACTCGAGAAGTTGTCCAGCCATCTGACAACTTGAATTTAGGAGCTGGAAAAATTGATGTGACCAAGAGGTTCCCGACCCATGTTTAAGAAATGTCGAACAAATTTCATGGACGTGGGGCAAAAAACTCTGCAAGGACCCACAAAAAATGAGATTTGTTCCCACAAAGGTCCAATTTACAAGACAAGCAAATCATGCACCAATTTGCAcgcagttttttttaaattcttgagTCCCAAGGATAATCATGTCAGATTTAGCCTTTTCATGCAGCCCTAGGGCCATCTTCTGTTCTATTTGAAGTTGCCAGTCAATGtcaatttccaacaaaaattATGAATGTCAATGGGTCGTTGGAATGGATTTTCAAAACCTTGAAAGTCATTTTTGGACTTCTAtataagaaagtaaaaaaaaaattcattcaacaCTTCAGCAAATGGTCAGAGATTTTGATTTGAAACTTGAAATCCAATGCTGAATGTAAAGTCCACACCATCTAAGTTTTGTGCTTTCTTTTGTtgttcttgatttattatttttcaaattaaaaacgttaaaaaattattttttatatttttagactttattatgataaatacaaaattaGGGTAAGATTGGAActtgaaatctattttttttctctattttttatcgGATACAAACATACATGAAATCAATCAATATAATAAAGATTTCTACGCTAAGATGATTTTCAATTTGCATATTAGAACAAGTCAATAAACAAGGCATGGAGTTGGAGATTTGCCACTTCAAGTGCTCTTATAGCCTAATCATGCATTAATCATCGATTGTTTAAACTTGTTAAAATCTGGAAAGCATGTTTGTAGCGTGCTAAATATAGTTTTAGGAGAAAAGGACCTCTGGGCATTAATTAAAAGTGAGAGTGAcattcatccattttttttttttagaattgatgtGTACATGTTGCACGGATCACattgttaaattaaatatgaGTAGCTTCTTTAGCCCTTCAGaagcaataataattaataatacatcaattattaattttttcttttcagacaATTTTAAAAGTGCATCTTCACATCGATTTTGtacattcaagaaaaaaattaatgagttcACCGACCTTGACTCTATATTACAACAGCATAATCTTGGATAACTCTAAAGGGTATACCACAACTAGTTAGACTctagatttgttttctaaagGTTACCAGTTCAAGTCTTACAAATCTCAGGGCCACTGAAAACTTATATAGTCACTAACTCAGGGCCACTGAAAGCTTATATAGTTACTAACTTAAGATCTATGAAATTAGTTAAGATGCGCATAAACTAGCACGAATAcgtacattaataataataataaaaaaaagcataatctTGGATGCGAGATTTGTTgacttcctttcttttttaggaaaaaaaaaaccctgccaAGAGATTATGCATGTTTGCCTA
This window contains:
- the LOC7464306 gene encoding uncharacterized protein LOC7464306 isoform X3; the encoded protein is MLPAALSRDRRPCVRSISWSPIGMAPNYGCLLAVCTVEGRVKIYRPPFCDFSAEWVEVVDISDRLYDYLAKINFGELDNTPSEFSHGQPIIQGCADERPKSCANDLPNSGTLKQYKRRKVNVPTYNIKDSETFQDQLSDPINRGRTTAGSDHENKIDRRRTTKVLGNCTLPLITAEKYASRCAMLSSLVIAWSPVLWLPSKICSAPENDSSNGFSILAVGGKSGKISVWRINVPQYYSIEHSRVPTTVTFVGLLQAHNSWVTTISLALLGSKSNPQVLLASGSSDGSVRIWIGKGEELLETSGANNAPFSLLKEVVSVNCVPISVLSLAVPVQTMHKMLLAVGKGSGSFEVWTADISSSKFDKVCLYDAHDCVVTGLAWAFDGCCLYSCGQENYVRAWVLHGSALCEVSIPSNTPGLRSSNDLPNVFVSCLGVAASPGNIALAMVRNVDGDSLDPMYEGRLQKAVVEFLWIGGQQKDILSPSSSDFTSEAFLGFSANELNYWESDILWYLTKYENLDNPLVVWDIVAALLAFKQSAPKYMDRILVKWLSVTFLGSYTGLSIGDVLTCIPENFSKITSRQLHLLNIICRRVMLSDVKAEEINCKVNLGGSAAAKAEHLTLWIELLFSSEKELRERLVGFSLATFINRLSDSTTTFSRPGFWYPVGVEQMELWIALNHDRVRDQLKVLASEVRKRERRLQSSEYGVEEQCIYCSESVTFDSPEVAHCHCSNSTDETVQIYQMARCAVSMQVCPAIPLWFCKCCCRRASKLPPETLFTLPGYPLDFKSLTESSVKEIPTKPLCPFCGIPLQRLQPDFLLSPSPV
- the LOC7464306 gene encoding uncharacterized protein LOC7464306 isoform X2 — encoded protein: MASRFQAVALVASPSYPNSIAWSDDNFIAVASAHLVTILNPAVPYGPRGLIRVPTCEPYPIGCVNREDLFTNCMLPAALSRDRRPCVRSISWSPIGMAPNYGCLLAVCTVEGRVKIYRPPFCDFSAEWVEVVDISDRLYDYLAKINFGELDNTPSEFSHGQPIIQGCADERPKSCANDLPNSGTLKQYKRRKVNVPTYNIKDSETFQDQLSDPINRGRTTAGSDHENKIDRRRTTKVLGNCTLPLITAEKYASRCAMLSSLVIAWSPVLWLPSKICSAPENDSSNGFSILAVGGKSGKISVWRINVPQYYSIEHSRVPTTVTFVGLLQAHNSWVTTISLALLGSKSNPQVLLASGSSDGSVRIWIGKGEELLETSGANNAPFSLLKEVVSVNCVPISVLSLAVPVQTMHKMLLAVGKGSGSFEVTGLAWAFDGCCLYSCGQENYVRAWVLHGSALCEVSIPSNTPGLRSSNDLPNVFVSCLGVAASPGNIALAMVRNVDGDSLDPMYEGRLQKAVVEFLWIGGQQKDILSPSSSDFTSEAFLGFSANELNYWESDILWYLTKYENLDNPLVVWDIVAALLAFKQSAPKYMDRILVKWLSVTFLGSYTGLSIGDVLTCIPENFSKITSRQLHLLNIICRRVMLSDVKAEEINCKVNLGGSAAAKAEHLTLWIELLFSSEKELRERLVGFSLATFINRLSDSTTTFSRPGFWYPVGVEQMELWIALNHDRVRDQLKVLASEVRKRERRLQSSEYGVEEQCIYCSESVTFDSPEVAHCHCSNSTDETVQIYQMARCAVSMQVCPAIPLWFCKCCCRRASKLPPETLFTLPGYPLDFKSLTESSVKEIPTKPLCPFCGIPLQRLQPDFLLSPSPV
- the LOC7464306 gene encoding uncharacterized protein LOC7464306 isoform X1, producing the protein MASRFQAVALVASPSYPNSIAWSDDNFIAVASAHLVTILNPAVPYGPRGLIRVPTCEPYPIGCVNREDLFTNCMLPAALSRDRRPCVRSISWSPIGMAPNYGCLLAVCTVEGRVKIYRPPFCDFSAEWVEVVDISDRLYDYLAKINFGELDNTPSEFSHGQPIIQGCADERPKSCANDLPNSGTLKQYKRRKVNVPTYNIKDSETFQDQLSDPINRGRTTAGSDHENKIDRRRTTKVLGNCTLPLITAEKYASRCAMLSSLVIAWSPVLWLPSKICSAPENDSSNGFSILAVGGKSGKISVWRINVPQYYSIEHSRVPTTVTFVGLLQAHNSWVTTISLALLGSKSNPQVLLASGSSDGSVRIWIGKGEELLETSGANNAPFSLLKEVVSVNCVPISVLSLAVPVQTMHKMLLAVGKGSGSFEVWTADISSSKFDKVCLYDAHDCVVTGLAWAFDGCCLYSCGQENYVRAWVLHGSALCEVSIPSNTPGLRSSNDLPNVFVSCLGVAASPGNIALAMVRNVDGDSLDPMYEGRLQKAVVEFLWIGGQQKDILSPSSSDFTSEAFLGFSANELNYWESDILWYLTKYENLDNPLVVWDIVAALLAFKQSAPKYMDRILVKWLSVTFLGSYTGLSIGDVLTCIPENFSKITSRQLHLLNIICRRVMLSDVKAEEINCKVNLGGSAAAKAEHLTLWIELLFSSEKELRERLVGFSLATFINRLSDSTTTFSRPGFWYPVGVEQMELWIALNHDRVRDQLKVLASEVRKRERRLQSSEYGVEEQCIYCSESVTFDSPEVAHCHCSNSTDETVQIYQMARCAVSMQVCPAIPLWFCKCCCRRASKLPPETLFTLPGYPLDFKSLTESSVKEIPTKPLCPFCGIPLQRLQPDFLLSPSPV